The Rhinolophus ferrumequinum isolate MPI-CBG mRhiFer1 chromosome 2, mRhiFer1_v1.p, whole genome shotgun sequence genome includes the window gttattaaatatatgttgcttaaaatattttaaaaaacagtagatttaggtataattgacatgatatactgtacatatttaaagcatttatgtagactgtatatatttaaagcatgcaatttgatatattttgacatatgtatTAACTTATTCCTTTTGTGATCCTGTCTACCCAtcctcccttcctgtcttcctcttccCCAGTTCGACAAACACTGAtctgtcactgtagattagtttatattttctagaaatttatataattggaattatataatatgaaCTCTTTATTATGGCTTCTTTCAGTCATAACTATTTTGAGATTAATCAGTGTTGTTACATGTATCAGTATTAATTGTTTTTCGCTGATGAATGTTATTCTAATATGTGGCTATTCCATGAACTATGAATCCTTTCACCAGCCAGTGGACCTTTGGATTTTTTCCAGATTTCGACTATtttgaataaagttgctataaacattcaatTGAAGTCTTTGTGTGAGCATATGTTTtcgtttctcttgggtatattcataggagtaggattgctgggtcataggttaaatgtatatttaactgTATAAGAATGCTAAACAATTTTGCAAAGTGGCTATGTTTTCTGTTCCCACCAGCTATATATGTGAGTAAAGTTGTTTAAATCCTGGCCAAGAGTTGAAGTTGACAGTCTTTTtaatttagccattctagtgatGTGTAGCagattgtcattttaaatttcgTTTTCCTAATTGCTAATGAGgtttagcatcttttcaagtTTTGCCATTTACCTATCTTCTGTGACAAAGTGTCCATTgaaatattttacccatttttttcatcaagttgttttataattatttagttgtaatagttctttatatattctggatgcacttactttattaaatacatgttttgcaaatattctccCCAGTTCTTGaccttgtcttttattttcctaataatatCTTGTGAggaacagagattttttttttttgatcaagTACAAATTATTCTTCTTCTGTGATTTGTGTTTTTAGTGTCCTATGtaaaaaatctttgcctaactcaaAGTCACTAATAGtttctctcatgttttctttgggaagtattatagttttagttcttacgTTTAGAACTGTGAactttattgaattaaatttcaCTACGTTGTCATGTGAGGGTAGAGGTTCACTTTTTACATATGGAAATTCGGTTATTTCAATATCATTTGTTGCTGACAGCTTTCCCTGTTCAAATATCTtgtcatttttctggaaaatcaGTTGTCCAAATACATATGAGCCTCATTCTGAGCTCTATGCTAATTCCCTTGATCTATGTAACTATTCTTAAGCAACTACCACACTTCTTATTaatatagctttatagtaagtcttaaagttATGCATAGTTTTAACCCTACTACTCTGTACTTTGTTCAAAATTGCTTAGGCAATTTTAGGTGCTGCGTTTCATATGAACTTTAGAATAAActtgtcagtttctacaaaacagattttgattgggattacattaCACATGTAAACTaatttgggaagaattaacaTGTTAACTGTATTGAGCCTTACAATCCATGTACATGCTGTGTCTCTTCCTTTAGTTAAACCTTTaatatttctcaattatttgTAATCGTAATTAAACAGGTCCTGCACTTTTGTCAGGTTTATCCCTAACTATTTGATGCTAGATGATATTatgaaaacaaattcaatttctgattttttattgctggtatatagaaataaattaatattttgtatattaatctggATCCTGTAAcctttctaaattaatttattctgtAGCTTTTATTGATTCTATTAgatttctacatagacaatcatttTATCTGtgaataaattaaacttttcatCATCCTTTCCAATCTCGATGCTTTTTTTCCATACCTTATTACACTGGCTAGAACttacaatgttaaatagaagtgatgATAGCGGACATTGTCATATTTTCATTGATCTTAAGGGGAAacatttagtctttcaccattaagtatgatattaactaGGATTTTTGTAAATGCCGTTtctcaggttgaggaagttcctccTTATCTagtttgctgagactttttaTCAGGAATAAAATCAGTCAtacacttgtttttaaatttttcgcATCTCTTAAGGTTATTATCATGTTACTGCACTACAGTGTAATGTAGTGacttacattgattgattttccaaAGTTGAATCAAGCTTTTGCTCCTGGGATAAACTTCATaagtaatgtatttttttttaatatttttatttcaatttgctgaaaatttaagaatactgcatctgtgttcatgaaaGGTACTGATGTATAGTTGTCTTTTTGTGTAGTGTCTTTTATTTGGTTTTGACATCAGAGTAACGCTGATTGTAAAGCATGAGTTAGAAAGTGCCACTTGCTCTTTACTGGAAGGGTTTGTGTATTTCTTCTAAATATGTGATAGGACTCATCAATAAAGCCATTGGGAGTGAAGTTTTCTTAGTGGATAGGTTTTTAAATaacaagttcattttttaaaaagcaaatatagaaTAGATCAGGTTACCTGTCCTTTTGACTGAGCTTCGATAGTTTGCATCTGTCAAGTAATTTGTCCATTTCtactaaatgttaaaatataatgacatattgttgttcatagtattctcttattaCTCTAACATCTTTAGGATGTGAAGTGATGCCCCCCCTTTGCAATCCCAATATTTGTAACTTGtgtgttctctctgtctgtctcagtttcccctaGTCTGTCTGGTTAATGGTTTATCAATATGGTCAATCACttgttaataaaacaaacaaaaaccgctttgattcattaatttttctgtccttttttttttcttttctagtttatagattctttttcttgtttatactgtttccttttgtttacttagtggtgtttttttttagctcttttttctacttttctattttgaagcttttgagatttcttttcaaatataagttttaatgtgataaatttccctctaaattcCCTTTTAAATATAAGTTTTAACTGTAGcccacacattttgatatgtggcatcttttttttttctttaacctatgACTTATTTAGAATCATGTTTAATTTCTGCtcatttgtaattttcctttactgatttctagtttaatttcattgttattaaagaacatactttgtttcatttcagtcctcttaaatttattgaaccTTTTTTCTGATGCAGAACATGGTATATTTTGGGGGGgggagtttgtttgtttttttagtgtacacttttaaaaaatgagtattcTGCTGTTTATGGAGTTTTTTGTAAATATTGGTTAAGTTGATAATAGTGTTTCTTTGTAAATCTTCTGTATCATTACAGATTTTCTGTCCACTTTTCTAACAGTTACAGCAATATAAGAAAGGAGTAGTTGATTTCCCTCATGCTAATTgtgtatttatctatttctcctttcaattctatcagctatacttcatatattttgaagcacTATTATTAGGTGCATACACGTTTAGGGTTGCTTTTACATCTTTAGGTAATtaattcctttatcattatgaaatgcccctTTTTATTTTGGGTAATATTCCTTGTACTcaaggttttttgtgttttgttttgctttttgtttgtttgtttgatctgATGTTAATGTAGCCACTCCTAATTTCCAGATTTTAATACGTGTTTATAtagaatgtatttttctattattttacttagttttttttttaattggtttcttGAGATAGCATATGTTTAGGTTCTTATCTAATTTGACAACCTTCcttttattgagatattaaaTGGACCTTTTCACTTAATATGtctgtattattaattttaaatcgACCACTGTGTTCTTTTTTTGCTATGTCTCACCagctcttcatttgtttttttcttttttcctacctaCTTTgggttgagttttttttaattttcttctgggCTCTATGTGAGTGCTGTTTTGGGAACCAGCTTTGTATTTGTGGATGAAGGTACTAATTCTCTCTTTCCCATGTAAACGTGGAATAAATTGCTCTCTCACATTATTCTTTTCTATGACTTTATGACAGCCTCTGCCTCACTTCGTGATCAGGGGAAAAGAGTATATTATGCATATTTAATCAATTCTTCTGCAATAAAGCATTGAGGCCTACCCCTCAATGGTTTGGttcccttctttttatttcctctcttaggagttagaaattaagaaaatggcCAAAATTGGTAATAAAGACGCTTGCAGAGTTTTAGCCAAACAGCTTGTACATCTGcggaaacagaaaacaagaacttTTGCTGTAAGTTCAAAAGTCACttctatgtccacacaaacaaAAGTGATGAATTCCCAGATGAAGATGGCTGGAGCAATGTCTACTACAGCAAAAGTAAGTGGGAGCCTTTATATCCATAGACATAGAGTTTAATCtaagatatttaaatgttaatattcaaATCAGATTTGAGCACCTCCTGATGTATATGTAATATAGAATCTGTGTAATTTTTAGTAACATGAGTTATAATACTAGATAACTCATATAACTTCTTCTAGATACTtaaattctagatttttaaattggcttAAAGCAGtgtttgccttttttctcttaaattgtcAGAGATTTTTGGGCTTCTTATTTCATTAAGCTATAAATTTTGATTCCTTTAGAATTGTAATTTCCTCTTGATTCATTTTCATGTATATGTCAGAGGGACACATGAATACTATCAGAAGGACTTATCAACTAATTTTAATCAGAACTTATGTTTAATGTAtggtttttatataaaaaaagtttgtaCTATAGAATTTAAAGGACTGTGAACCTCttgatgttttaataaataataagtttCTTGATGTATATGAAGTACTGTGAGGAATAAGAAGTTTAATAAGAAGCTCTCACAGATCTTACAGTTCAACTGTTGGGGGCGGAGGGTGGGGAGTTAAGATATGTCTGAAAAGGAAACTGCCCACTATACATCATTCTGTGCTAAGCTTCCGTGAACTGCACAGACCTTTAAATAGAATGATCTGAAAGACTTTGCAAAAGACCTAGGTCTTAAAAATATCACTAGGTGTTAAATATAGGGAAGGAGGAGTATGAATATGAagaacaaaaggggaaaaagCCACAGAGGAGACAAAGTATGAGGTTCGCATTAGTAAAACGGTATATACAGTTGATTTTCGTTACTTGCAATAGTTAATGTTCTATAAAGTCCAGAACATGGAATTAGTGAATATTGACTcattgctcctaggggaaatacaggattaggttcctgtgagccttCGGCTACAACATTTTTGTCAACCAATCTATACCTAAATTTGTTTTATGTGGGTTTCTGTTGAAAGAcactatatttaatatatattgttgattcattatcATTGACTCATGGTTAACAGCactgtaactcatgcctgaacaaagcttatctCTACCAAAGTGTATTTTCTCCATAAGCACATCACGGCCTTCTTGCACTTAGGAACAGTAAATGACACCTTAGTGCTATGCTTAGGGGAAATTTCAAAgagcaaaatcaccaacaaacGACACAAGAATGCGGCAATAAGTAAACGGCAAAAAGCACACTTGTTTACAgtgtgagagctgaaacaagaaggcagtgTCGTATTGTTTGGCCTCAGCTGAAAATGTGTATGTCGGGCGACTCAAATTTTGGCTGCTCTGTACATGTCCACAAATGAGCACAAAAGCACTGCGAGTTTGATTTGAGGTTACAAATAAGTGTTAGTGAGTAGGTAAATATGGGATCCCAAAATAATGAGGATCAACTGTAATTGTTTTGCAATTTTTGAAAGTGGGAAGCTGGAAAAAGGTACCAAATGTGACCCTGCCATAGACAGATGCCTGAATTGGAATTTTCACTTAAATGTCTTAGAAATGTGttaattcagcaaatacttgTTTAGAACCTAAAGGCAGGAACTATAGCAAGTGATGGGGATGAAGTGGAAAGCAAAACCAGGCAAGGGCTTAACCTATCCTAGATCGCAGTCTACTTAAAAAGCTGCCCGTTGAGAGTTTAGTGCAGCAATTACAAATGTAAGTTCAGGAGCCGATTGATTACTTGGGTTCAAGTCTCACCtccacttagcagctgtgtgaccagTTCAagttatttctcctttctgtgtcttCATTCTCTATTTGTAATACAGGGAAAATGGTGGTACCTAGtacataaagctttatttatcagatttaaatgtcatttaactttaaatattattatatataaagtgtttagaatagtgcctgacacaccGTCAGGTTATGTAGGCATTCACTACTCTATTATTATAATtcttattgtttataataatttataatgaataattgtgttatttacaataatataagtTGCAAGTAAAGTATTATAAATGACACTAATAAATATGAAATCTCTCCTATAGTGAATAGGATTTAACAGGGGTACATATTCTAATCTGGGATATCAGGAACTACTTTCCTAAGAAAGTGATATATGAACTGAAATCTGAAGTGTTGATAGTAGTAccaggtttccccaaaaataagacccagccagacagtcaactctaatgcgtcttttgaagcaaaaattaatataagacctggccttattttactataatataagactgggtataatataatataatataatataatataatataatataatataataccgggtcttatattaatttttgctccaaaagacgcattagagctgattgtccagctaggtcttatttttggggaaacacggtaaaagcAAATagagaagaacattccaggtgaGGGACGACatatgcaaaggtcctgtggcaggAGACAGCATGGcacatttaatgaaatgaaaaatcagtGTGATTAGAGGGCACTGGTGCAAAATGAGACTGCCTTATTAAGCAAAGTTCAATTGCTATTTGGTCTCACAGGCCAATTATGGAATTCGACTGTTAATACTAAAAGCACTGGAAAGCTGCTGGGGACTTAGGGATGTGTGGGCTGGCAGAGGTGGGGGGAAATGTAATgtcatatttatttacacattacTTTGGCTGATGCATTGCGTGCAGATTGTCGGAGAAAAGACTACGCTTCATATCTTTGAAACTGATATGTTTTATATTGTATAGTGTCTTAATTCTGAGCTAACTATATAAGACACATACTATCTGTACCTaaatttgttttatgtgtatatatatgttatatgtacaTTTTGTAGGTATGTAATATATTTTGTCTATACTAGATGGCATCATCTCTTAATAAAATAACTTGtgaatagaaaacataagaattcttttcacatatttttgcAAAACTcaatgttttgttcatttctctaaACCATggtttaaaatacattaatggaTTAAGTATATATgctagtgtattttttttaatttagacattaaattactgaaaatttttgtaaaatttaaattaaaattctatttaatttagACAGTACCTGCTTATCACATAATAAGCAAATGTAGTTTTCCCATTTGAACAGCAATGGATTTTATGTTGACAGAgtttttattacataattttttgCTTACTGTTCAGGTGAGGTTTGTTCCACACCGGTCTTTATTATATAGATGTTAAGCAGATGGTTTccaaacaagtattttttttctagaatacaTAACATTCTTACGAGCATCTTAAGTTATGTATATATCTTCTCAAAGCCTATCTCTATTTGATACGTTCCCATAGGACTTATCCATagtaaaattttcataattatgtaGCTAACATGAATCTTCTCATGTTTTAAAGACAATGCAGGCAGTTAACAAGAAGGTGGACCCACAAAAAACATTACAAACAATGCagaatttccagaaggaaaatatgaaaatggaaatgactgAAGAAATGAGTAAGTTTAATAACCTATAATGAAATgtactgttttctcatctttgagTTAGCCAAGTTAATTTACTAGCAGCATCTCATTTGCATCCATGAAAGCACAAATAttgggaagaaaaatgatacagTATCCTTCTACATAGAAGTCTATATTATAACtgcaatgtatttttaaatggcaatttaTAAGTCTCAAAATTTTACTAATGTttaactgaaggaaaaatataaaatatgttatgcCATATTTCTATGCCATTTGGACCccagcagttttattttattgattagtGGACCAAAACCAACttgtgaataaaataattcttcctGATATAAATTGGGTAATTTTAGTTATGTTGATTCTTTCATACTATAGATACTGGAGGTTGAGATAATGgagctctttcatttttttttttttttttgcccctcccaaagttatttaaaatttagttttctttttttgactataaacaaattacatattgtggtaaaaatatgaagaacaaagggaaaagcaTATTATAAAAACATCTATCATCACAGTACTCAGATATAGTTACTGTTAATATTATatgtttctttcctatattttcccaTATCCTATAATATAAGATCATATTACTTGTGAAATTGGGAATCTCatcctgcttttaaaaaacaatagtatAACATAAGCACATATTCATGACGTTAAATCTTCtctggtctttttttaaaaaaatggtttaataTTACATAACATCAGTATTAAATAACATCAACTCTAATTTATTGAAACATTCTTACATTGGTCAATaagacttttaaattttcaatgtaTTTGATAATCCTTTGGTAAACGTTTCTATGTTATCTTTGTCTAAATTTATTAAATCTCCTTAGAGTATGAACTTTTATAATGCTTTTGGTTCATACTATCAAATTCTTCTCAGAAAGACTATCCCATACAAGTCTTTATTTCaccaataatgaatgaatgaccctTTAAAGCATCACCGTCAACACTTAATTATTACTTACATGTAATGTCAAAGCTGGCATCATTTTTTGCAAacgtgttttctttttaatttttcaattaaagttgacatacaatactataatagtttaaggtgtacaacatagtgattagacatttatgtaacttacaaagtgatcacctcgatgagtctagtacccatctgacaccatccatacTTATTGTAATATAATTAACTATATTTCTTACGCCgttcaatattaataaaatactgaACCTTAGATTTTGTTAGAATATCCTGCCTACATCTtgaatgaaaatttaagaaagctgaaaatataattataggtATAAAAAGAGCAAATCGTCTCCCAAATATTTACAGGATATTTGATTCTTTCATGGTCAGGTTTAATAGCTACCAGCTCGATGGATTCAATATGTGGAATCATACTTAAAAGCTTTAAACCTGTAGCTATTAATATCATATAGttgttatttattaaagatttttaaataatttttttaatccaagtaGACTTGTTTTATTATAGGATAATTTGTGTTGCAGTGAATAGTATTCAGATTTAatgcctcaaaaaattatttatcgGTGACATTACTTCACTGACATTACTTCACTGACATTTGAAACTGACTTTTGTAATTTGTTGGTTCACCTAAGTTTGCCCTtgtattatatacaaaatatatacacatagttGGGCTACCTTCTAAGAATGTAAATCTAAATCTAACCTGAAATCCATTTGAAAGTAACTGCTTTATTTCCCTACCCCCGCAAGTCAATGACACACTTGATGACATCTTTGATGGCtctgatgatgaagaagaaagcCAAGATATTGTGAACCAAGTTCTTGATGAGATTGGAATTGAAATCTCTGGAAAGGTATGAATGTCTTCTCTTCTCAGTTGGAAATAATTTCTACCATTTTTCATCCCTTAATTGTTTTAAGTTGTCCTTTACAACAAGGtgcatgtttttatatttgtttgaaaagtaaattaaaccTCTTTGTAGCACATCCTTTATATCCTAGCCCCAATGtataataatacacattttttttctcttttcctctctttaatATAGATGGCCAAAGCTCCGTCAGCAGCCCGAAGCTTACCATCTGCCTCTACTTCAAAAGCTACAATCTCTGATGAAGAGATTGAACGGCAACTCAAAGCTTTAGGAGTAGATTAGTCAAAAAAGCCAtaatattttgcttatatttagtATAAACCAGGCACATTGCAGATTCCTtttacaaaacacatttattttggggggaaagaaatgaagaccaTGAGTGAACAGTTGTCCTAACCCATGGCTATTTTGAATCTTTTGCCAAAGAATGACGATGCAAAATGGGAACAGGTTGGATTTTAATTAGAACTATTTAGGAGTGATGATGTGTAAAAGTTGACTTTTCTGCATGGCATCGAGAAATTATATTCATTACTTAGTGTAGTTTATGTCCTAAATCTTTTTACACTGAATACAAAAATCGTGTTAACTGCCACTAGACACCAACTTGAAGAGTCTTGTAAAAATACTAAAAGCGTATCATTAATTCTGTATCTGTTGCTTGTCCTTTGTAAGTGATACGTATTATGACCATAGGCAGTACAgctgccaaattatttttaaatggtctaAAAGAAGAGTGCTACTTAAACATCAGTCTTAAAAACTGtcatgagcttttttttttctttttcctttgggagAACGTTCTACATGGTAAGTTTATTACCTTCTAAAATGCTCTTGGCACCTGCCTTAAACAGTACAAGTGTTGTGcatatctttaaattatttaactgacagaaaataattacattttaaactcAAACTGAAGCCTCATACAAAGATTATCCAGGCTGTCTTTTGTAAAGTTTATGAAAGTGAATTGAATACATTGGCAAAAATAAACTCTGAATTAATAACATTGTATACTAATAAAACGATATATTTTGGTCTTCCAAGAACTCCATATGAATTATAATTTAATCTGTTTAA containing:
- the CHMP2B gene encoding charged multivesicular body protein 2b gives rise to the protein MASLFKKKTVDDVIKEQNRELRCTQRAISRDRAALEKQEKQLELEIKKMAKIGNKDACRVLAKQLVHLRKQKTRTFAVSSKVTSMSTQTKVMNSQMKMAGAMSTTAKTMQAVNKKVDPQKTLQTMQNFQKENMKMEMTEEMINDTLDDIFDGSDDEEESQDIVNQVLDEIGIEISGKMAKAPSAARSLPSASTSKATISDEEIERQLKALGVD